From Domibacillus sp. DTU_2020_1001157_1_SI_ALB_TIR_016, a single genomic window includes:
- a CDS encoding PstS family phosphate ABC transporter substrate-binding protein — translation MKPVKVLTLSALVGSALVMGACGNNNADNGAGGNGEEGQDAQLQGQISIDGSSTVYPIAEAVAEEFMLEQPDVKVTVGLSGTGGGFEKFIAGETQMSNASRPIKDEEAQGLKDAGVDYTELQLAYDGLSVVINKDNDWVDQLTVDELKKLWLDNGKTKKWSDIREGWPAEEIKFYSPGTDSGTFDYFDEVILDGGQIDKSATLSEDDNVLVQGVTGDKNSIGYFGYAYYLENKDSLKVVPIVNGEGKAVTPDADTIKSGEYEPLSRPLYTYVSNSAVKEDEAVKAYTQFTLENAAALAEDVGYVALPEEEYTKQLETIEGLK, via the coding sequence ATGAAACCAGTTAAAGTTCTCACACTATCAGCACTAGTAGGATCAGCGCTTGTAATGGGTGCATGCGGCAATAACAATGCTGATAATGGAGCAGGAGGAAATGGCGAAGAAGGACAAGATGCACAGCTTCAAGGCCAAATCTCAATCGATGGTTCATCAACAGTTTATCCGATTGCTGAAGCAGTAGCAGAGGAGTTTATGCTTGAACAGCCGGATGTAAAAGTAACAGTCGGATTGTCTGGTACGGGCGGTGGATTTGAAAAGTTTATCGCTGGCGAAACACAAATGAGTAATGCATCTCGCCCGATTAAGGATGAAGAAGCACAAGGCCTTAAAGATGCGGGTGTTGATTATACAGAACTTCAACTTGCTTACGACGGGTTGTCTGTAGTTATTAATAAAGATAACGACTGGGTAGATCAATTAACAGTCGATGAATTGAAAAAACTATGGCTTGATAACGGCAAAACAAAAAAATGGTCTGATATTCGTGAAGGATGGCCGGCTGAAGAAATTAAATTCTACTCTCCAGGTACTGATTCTGGAACATTTGATTATTTCGATGAAGTAATTCTTGATGGCGGCCAAATTGACAAATCCGCTACACTTTCTGAAGATGACAATGTTCTTGTACAAGGTGTAACAGGAGACAAAAATTCAATCGGTTACTTCGGCTATGCATACTACCTTGAAAACAAAGACAGTTTGAAAGTCGTGCCGATTGTAAATGGTGAAGGAAAAGCCGTTACACCAGACGCTGATACAATCAAAAGCGGCGAATATGAGCCACTTTCACGTCCATTGTACACATACGTAAGCAACTCGGCTGTTAAAGAAGATGAAGCAGTAAAGGCTTATACACAATTTACACTTGAAAATGCAGCAGCTCTTGCAGAAGATGTAGGATATGTAGCTCTTCCTGAAGAGGAGTACACAAAGCAGCTTGAAACAATTGAAGGCTTAAAATAA
- the pstC gene encoding phosphate ABC transporter permease subunit PstC: protein MKTTNKELSPVQQLLEKKYNSGFLNRSEKIIPVVLFFMAAVSVLTTLGIVLTLIFETITFFGDVSIVEFFTAKEWYPFSGTDPVYGIWPLVLGTLKITIIASLFAIPIGLAVALYLSEYASTRTRKIMKPILEVLAGVPTIVYGFFALTFITPVLRGIFPSLEMFNAISPGIVVGIMIIPTIVSLSEDALSSVPESVRQGALALGSTKWETASKVIFPAALSGILASIVLGVSRAIGETMIVSIAAGSTPSASLDLTTSLQTMTSYIVQVTTGDAGFGTTIYYSIYSVGFTLFIFTLLMNILAQFISKRFREEY from the coding sequence TTGAAAACAACAAACAAAGAACTCAGTCCTGTTCAACAGCTGCTTGAAAAAAAATATAATAGCGGCTTTTTGAACAGAAGTGAAAAAATTATTCCGGTGGTTTTGTTTTTTATGGCTGCCGTTTCAGTGTTAACTACACTCGGAATCGTTTTAACACTGATTTTTGAAACGATCACTTTCTTCGGTGATGTTTCGATCGTTGAATTTTTTACAGCTAAAGAGTGGTATCCATTCTCAGGAACGGATCCTGTTTACGGTATCTGGCCGCTTGTATTGGGTACATTAAAAATAACAATAATTGCTTCATTATTTGCTATCCCAATCGGGCTTGCAGTAGCTTTGTATTTAAGTGAATATGCAAGTACGCGCACACGTAAAATTATGAAGCCAATTCTTGAAGTGCTTGCAGGTGTTCCAACGATTGTTTACGGCTTTTTTGCCTTAACATTTATTACTCCGGTTTTACGCGGTATTTTCCCTTCGCTTGAAATGTTTAATGCGATCAGCCCGGGAATCGTAGTTGGAATCATGATTATTCCAACGATTGTTTCCCTGTCTGAAGATGCTCTTTCTTCGGTTCCAGAATCTGTTCGCCAAGGTGCGCTTGCACTCGGGTCGACAAAATGGGAAACCGCATCAAAAGTTATTTTCCCGGCAGCTCTTTCCGGTATTCTTGCATCGATTGTGCTTGGTGTCTCCCGCGCTATCGGGGAAACGATGATTGTATCCATTGCAGCAGGATCAACGCCATCTGCTTCCTTGGATTTAACAACATCCCTACAAACAATGACATCCTACATTGTACAGGTTACGACTGGTGATGCAGGATTTGGCACGACGATTTATTACAGTATTTATTCTGTCGGCTTTACATTGTTTATTTTCACCCTTCTGATGAATATACTAGCTCAATTCATCTCGAAGCGTTTCAGGGAGGAATACTAA
- the pstA gene encoding phosphate ABC transporter permease PstA: MENTARVKSEEMVSRIDGRLAKNKVVKGIFLTATIFTSIILIVLLYRIISQGAPYLTWDFFQNFASRRPEQAGIKAAVIGTLWMMSVVIPTAAILGVGTAIYLEEYAKKNKLTRWIQMNISNLAGVPSVVFGLLGLTIFVRVFGFGNSILAAGFTMALLVLPVVIVAAQEAIRAVPKELKEASFGLGATKWQTIYRVVLPYAVPGIATGSILAFSRAIGETAPLIVVGIPTFVAFLPSGYLDSFTALPMQIYNWTSRPQVDFHNLAAAGIIILLAVLILMNSVAVWIRNRYQAR, encoded by the coding sequence ATGGAAAACACTGCACGGGTTAAATCAGAAGAAATGGTAAGCCGTATTGACGGCCGCTTAGCAAAAAATAAAGTCGTCAAAGGAATTTTCTTGACGGCAACGATTTTTACGTCCATTATTTTAATTGTGCTGCTTTATCGTATCATTTCACAAGGTGCTCCTTATTTAACATGGGACTTTTTCCAGAATTTCGCGTCACGCCGTCCTGAGCAGGCGGGAATTAAAGCAGCTGTTATTGGTACGCTTTGGATGATGAGTGTGGTTATTCCTACAGCCGCTATTTTGGGAGTCGGTACAGCGATTTACCTGGAAGAGTACGCAAAGAAAAACAAGCTAACTCGCTGGATTCAAATGAATATTTCAAATTTAGCGGGTGTGCCTTCTGTTGTATTTGGTCTTCTTGGCTTAACTATTTTCGTTCGTGTGTTTGGCTTTGGGAATAGTATTTTAGCTGCAGGATTTACAATGGCTCTGCTTGTTCTTCCGGTTGTCATCGTAGCAGCCCAGGAAGCGATACGCGCTGTTCCAAAGGAACTTAAGGAAGCATCATTTGGTCTTGGGGCAACAAAGTGGCAGACGATCTACCGAGTAGTTCTTCCGTATGCGGTACCGGGTATTGCAACAGGAAGCATCTTAGCTTTTTCACGTGCTATTGGTGAAACGGCTCCGCTTATTGTCGTCGGCATTCCAACATTCGTTGCGTTTCTGCCATCTGGCTACTTGGATTCATTTACAGCACTTCCAATGCAAATTTACAACTGGACAAGCCGTCCGCAAGTTGACTTCCATAACCTTGCAGCTGCGGGTATTATCATCCTGCTGGCCGTGCTTATTTTAATGAATTCTGTTGCAGTTTGGATCCGCAACCGTTATCAGGCAAGATAA
- the pstB gene encoding phosphate ABC transporter ATP-binding protein PstB produces the protein MALTAVNTTKNNQSVQNEELFVYNTKNLNLWYGEHHALKNINLGIKEREVTAIIGPSGCGKSTYIKTLNRMIDLVPGVKTTGQIEYRDRDIFSKDFLVEELRTRVGMVFQKPNPFPKSIYENIAFGLKIHGIKNKQIITETVEKSLRGAALWDEVKDRIHEPAYGLSGGQQQRLCIARCLALEPDVILMDEPTSALDPVSTLKVEELIQELKEKYSIIIVTHNMQQAARISDKTAFFLNGEVVEFDSTDTIFNNPADSRTDDYISGRFG, from the coding sequence ATGGCGTTAACTGCTGTAAATACAACGAAAAACAATCAGTCTGTTCAAAACGAGGAACTGTTCGTATATAACACTAAAAATTTAAACTTATGGTATGGAGAGCACCATGCTCTTAAAAACATCAATTTAGGTATTAAAGAGCGGGAAGTCACAGCGATTATTGGTCCATCAGGCTGTGGAAAATCAACATACATTAAAACATTAAACCGCATGATCGATCTTGTGCCAGGTGTAAAAACAACGGGGCAGATCGAATATCGCGACCGGGACATTTTCAGCAAAGATTTTCTTGTAGAAGAATTGCGGACACGTGTCGGCATGGTATTCCAAAAGCCGAATCCGTTCCCGAAATCTATTTATGAAAATATTGCATTCGGCTTGAAAATTCACGGTATTAAAAACAAGCAAATCATTACTGAAACAGTGGAAAAGAGCTTGCGTGGAGCAGCTCTTTGGGATGAAGTAAAAGACCGCATCCACGAACCTGCTTATGGTTTGTCAGGTGGACAGCAGCAGCGTCTTTGCATTGCGCGCTGCCTGGCTCTTGAGCCGGATGTGATTTTAATGGATGAGCCAACTTCTGCATTAGACCCGGTTTCAACTCTAAAAGTGGAAGAACTTATTCAAGAACTAAAAGAAAAATACTCCATCATTATCGTGACACACAATATGCAACAAGCTGCTCGTATCTCTGATAAAACAGCTTTCTTCTTAAACGGAGAAGTTGTGGAGTTTGATTCTACAGATACTATTTTTAACAATCCTGCAGATAGTCGTACAGATGATTATATTTCAGGACGATTCGGATAA
- a CDS encoding endolytic transglycosylase MltG, whose translation MRKQPIRAFGFGLLAASAALYISDQTAPERPIELSAQQMIQRLEAENYVVQKKENEQTEKQLDSAQKETTAPKTAVQSVTVIIESGMSSNEIAAKLKESGIIQDQAAFNQFLTANGYADKLQTGSFVLKKDMTEKEVADALTK comes from the coding sequence ATGAGGAAACAACCTATTCGCGCTTTCGGCTTCGGTCTTCTTGCGGCTTCAGCAGCCCTGTATATTTCTGATCAAACAGCGCCCGAGCGCCCTATTGAACTATCAGCACAACAAATGATTCAACGGCTGGAGGCAGAGAATTATGTCGTTCAAAAAAAAGAAAACGAACAGACAGAAAAACAGCTTGATTCTGCCCAAAAAGAAACGACAGCCCCCAAAACGGCTGTTCAATCCGTTACAGTTATAATTGAATCCGGCATGTCTTCTAATGAAATTGCGGCCAAATTAAAGGAATCCGGCATCATCCAGGACCAGGCAGCTTTTAATCAATTTTTAACAGCCAATGGATACGCGGATAAGCTGCAAACAGGGTCGTTTGTTTTAAAAAAGGACATGACAGAAAAAGAAGTGGCTGATGCACTAACAAAATAA
- a CDS encoding helix-turn-helix domain-containing protein has product MNELTIGLACAGAFFILLSFFLPDKQRQLEKDIEELSMKMLQEHYQFNKKLKVLEEELLIGETPAVHTKKPAAAINKIIQSQVIALYQQGTPIAQIAAQSSLSTEQVKSILDENMQTESSSI; this is encoded by the coding sequence ATGAATGAACTAACCATCGGATTGGCCTGCGCCGGTGCTTTTTTTATTTTGCTGTCCTTTTTTCTGCCCGATAAACAGCGGCAGCTGGAAAAAGACATTGAGGAATTATCCATGAAAATGTTACAGGAGCACTATCAATTTAACAAAAAATTAAAAGTGCTTGAGGAAGAGCTGCTCATTGGAGAAACACCTGCAGTACATACCAAAAAGCCGGCTGCTGCTATAAATAAAATTATTCAAAGCCAGGTGATTGCCCTTTATCAGCAAGGCACACCTATTGCCCAAATTGCTGCACAATCCTCTCTTTCAACCGAGCAGGTAAAGAGCATTTTGGATGAAAACATGCAGACGGAGAGTTCATCAATATGA
- a CDS encoding DUF4912 domain-containing protein, with product MIEEIVRLKNENFSWEQIAATLSIPKQQAKQEWQYRLTEKAKRNVQNSLHTVLLSKERIYCKWHLDPFLLRAAFYCETPLNPDVLDLRIFDVTDIYFNGTNAHSMTCVKVNMEDSFWILKGLKSNRSYLCEIGYLTKNYSFWPILQSHPVHTSYERSTDYILKAGEAEAFYQHSFNEPAWIEHPDCLQ from the coding sequence TTGATTGAGGAGATTGTAAGGCTGAAAAATGAGAATTTCTCTTGGGAACAAATTGCAGCAACATTATCTATTCCAAAGCAGCAGGCAAAACAAGAGTGGCAGTATAGACTAACAGAAAAAGCAAAGCGAAACGTACAAAATAGTCTTCATACTGTATTGTTGTCGAAAGAACGAATTTATTGCAAATGGCATCTCGATCCTTTTTTATTAAGGGCGGCTTTCTATTGTGAAACTCCGTTAAATCCTGATGTACTGGATCTTCGTATTTTTGACGTAACAGATATTTATTTTAATGGAACGAACGCTCACTCCATGACATGTGTAAAAGTAAACATGGAGGATAGCTTCTGGATACTAAAAGGGTTAAAGAGCAATCGTTCTTACCTTTGTGAAATCGGCTATTTAACAAAAAACTATTCTTTTTGGCCGATTCTGCAATCACATCCGGTTCATACTTCATACGAGCGCAGTACAGACTATATACTTAAAGCAGGAGAAGCGGAAGCGTTTTATCAACATTCTTTCAACGAGCCAGCCTGGATCGAACATCCAGATTGCTTGCAATAA
- a CDS encoding glycosyltransferase — MKYSFSNIMMVNHPFRPLALAGSTADSEEIITLMKAYGTLLEAASRTEPGKPVTGVVNLFTLGWMNGARGKMAVASFMKLQSDGVLPAVLRAHNGSFIQAFKELMTQQKLVLLPVSLSQFPLTAYTLKGAAKEDLKRTSAIWKELFGTPPLSIWLPRGAYTPGIDELLLQEGCQFVFLPNDAFPLEEQEGVQWVSPRGLELIPYQKDHQENGTTGVTLFSLAGQGACMHWEDIQKKQVSSSDRSSAKRVIHFPLVYENLNEGHTLITAEELHRCDPIIHLKEEWDEKYALAISEAAGVLDLEWAYCIYAAVHGLKEELKSAIDSLRYLLDGAHKEFPDLDYAHQRMRLHYGVTLQSKQFVGGVERMEGAVLLLSWEYPPNIVGGMARHVHGLAEALVASGREVIVLTSSHHESAEYECVNGVHIYRSGPLHKGEQDFLKQTSDLNLCLFQKAMELMHKHDIALIHTHDWLTGDAAILLAEQKQLPLISTIHATEHGRNNGLHNELQHAIASKEKKLIEASDTVIVCSQPMKEELRVYYEGSGKDIYVVPNGVEFEESVSGLTRFRSMEPFIFSIGRMVFEKGFQTFFEMNLKNLKKENIQFIIAGKGPLLETWREEVKKRGLEDTIHFVGYVSDEERRALFQSCKVAVFPSLYEPFGIVALEAMAFRKPVIAAATGGLKSFVLHKQTGLLFEPGNAEDLSEKIAAVLDQPGYANELGLNGHEMAKELYSWAHISAQTEKIYDQTVFIKKMEGVRT, encoded by the coding sequence ATGAAATATTCTTTTTCAAATATTATGATGGTTAATCATCCCTTTCGGCCTCTTGCTCTGGCTGGGTCGACAGCAGACAGCGAGGAAATCATCACACTGATGAAGGCATATGGAACCCTGCTTGAAGCAGCAAGCCGTACGGAGCCTGGAAAGCCGGTTACAGGCGTTGTGAATTTATTTACATTGGGCTGGATGAATGGAGCTCGAGGAAAGATGGCTGTCGCTTCTTTTATGAAGCTTCAATCGGACGGGGTACTGCCAGCGGTTTTACGCGCACATAACGGATCTTTTATTCAAGCTTTTAAAGAGTTGATGACACAGCAAAAGCTTGTGCTGCTGCCTGTGTCTCTCAGCCAGTTTCCTTTGACGGCTTATACACTAAAAGGGGCAGCAAAGGAAGACTTAAAACGAACTTCTGCTATATGGAAAGAACTATTTGGCACTCCGCCTTTATCCATATGGCTTCCGCGTGGCGCTTATACACCTGGGATAGACGAACTTCTTTTGCAGGAAGGCTGTCAGTTCGTATTTCTTCCGAATGATGCTTTTCCTTTGGAGGAACAGGAAGGGGTTCAGTGGGTGTCTCCGCGCGGCCTTGAACTGATTCCGTATCAGAAGGATCATCAAGAAAACGGAACAACAGGCGTCACGCTTTTTTCTTTAGCTGGGCAGGGCGCCTGCATGCATTGGGAAGATATTCAAAAAAAGCAGGTATCCTCGTCTGATCGTTCTTCTGCAAAGCGTGTGATTCATTTTCCACTCGTGTATGAAAACTTGAATGAAGGACATACATTGATTACGGCGGAAGAACTTCATCGTTGTGATCCTATTATTCATTTAAAAGAAGAGTGGGACGAAAAGTATGCCCTCGCTATTTCAGAAGCGGCAGGTGTTTTAGATCTGGAATGGGCTTACTGTATTTATGCGGCTGTTCATGGTTTAAAAGAGGAATTAAAAAGCGCTATTGATTCCTTGCGCTACTTATTAGATGGAGCCCATAAAGAGTTTCCTGACCTTGATTATGCACACCAGCGCATGCGTCTTCATTATGGAGTAACGCTTCAATCCAAACAGTTTGTTGGCGGCGTAGAAAGAATGGAAGGAGCTGTCCTGCTGCTTTCATGGGAGTATCCGCCAAACATTGTCGGGGGAATGGCACGGCATGTTCATGGACTTGCAGAAGCACTTGTTGCCTCTGGACGTGAAGTGATTGTTTTGACATCTTCCCATCATGAATCAGCAGAATATGAATGTGTCAATGGCGTTCACATTTATCGATCCGGCCCGCTTCATAAAGGAGAGCAGGATTTTTTAAAGCAAACCTCCGATTTGAATCTGTGTCTTTTTCAAAAAGCGATGGAGCTGATGCACAAGCATGACATTGCTCTTATTCATACCCACGACTGGCTGACAGGAGACGCGGCAATTCTGCTTGCCGAACAAAAGCAGCTGCCGCTCATCTCTACTATTCATGCCACCGAGCATGGACGGAATAATGGGCTGCATAATGAGCTGCAGCATGCGATTGCGTCAAAAGAGAAAAAGCTCATTGAAGCTTCTGATACGGTTATTGTGTGCAGCCAGCCGATGAAGGAAGAATTACGGGTTTACTATGAGGGGTCAGGGAAAGATATATACGTGGTGCCGAATGGTGTGGAATTTGAAGAAAGCGTATCAGGCCTGACAAGGTTCCGCTCCATGGAGCCCTTTATTTTTTCAATCGGCCGTATGGTGTTTGAGAAAGGTTTTCAAACATTCTTTGAAATGAATTTAAAAAACTTGAAAAAAGAAAATATTCAGTTTATTATTGCGGGTAAGGGTCCCCTATTAGAAACATGGCGTGAAGAAGTGAAAAAGCGCGGACTTGAGGATACGATTCATTTTGTCGGCTATGTGAGTGATGAGGAAAGAAGGGCTTTGTTTCAATCTTGTAAAGTGGCTGTATTTCCAAGTCTGTACGAACCGTTCGGTATTGTGGCTTTGGAAGCCATGGCGTTCCGAAAGCCTGTAATCGCAGCTGCAACAGGCGGGTTAAAATCGTTTGTTTTACATAAACAAACCGGGCTTTTGTTCGAACCAGGCAATGCCGAAGACTTATCCGAGAAAATAGCGGCTGTTTTGGATCAGCCCGGTTATGCAAATGAACTAGGTTTGAATGGACATGAAATGGCAAAAGAACTTTACAGTTGGGCACACATCAGCGCACAAACAGAAAAGATCTACGATCAGACCGTTTTCATCAAAAAAATGGAGGGAGTTCGTACATGA
- a CDS encoding nucleotidyltransferase family protein, producing MIGILLAGGRGKRLRPITDHIPKPMVPLLGKPLLDYNLNVFKRNKIYRVIMTVCYKKEVIQQHAGFGHQNGLDIQYIEECEPLGTAGSLFASKGLFKETLAILSGDALTNIPLRQAYNFHKEKGARVTIVTARAEHPEHFGVCLTDQSGKLLSFLEKPSNVQLWTNQVSTGIYLVEPSLFEDYALYGKADFAQDVFPMLLANQEPVYVYETNAYWQDIGTHPAYKLAEKRLKRGIPGITNRLQPVYPLSNTFPASILNENDGLAERSDCYSPMLKKQAGISDEKVLL from the coding sequence ATGATAGGTATTCTGCTTGCTGGGGGGCGTGGAAAAAGGCTGCGCCCGATAACTGACCACATACCAAAGCCAATGGTCCCATTGTTGGGTAAACCTCTTTTAGATTACAATTTAAATGTTTTTAAAAGAAATAAAATTTACCGCGTGATCATGACGGTTTGTTATAAAAAGGAAGTTATTCAGCAGCATGCAGGTTTCGGCCATCAAAATGGACTTGATATTCAATATATAGAAGAGTGCGAGCCTCTTGGTACTGCCGGAAGCTTATTTGCCTCCAAAGGGTTATTTAAAGAAACACTCGCTATTTTAAGCGGTGATGCACTGACCAATATACCGCTTCGCCAGGCATATAATTTTCACAAAGAAAAAGGAGCCCGTGTAACCATTGTTACGGCGAGAGCAGAGCACCCTGAGCATTTTGGTGTCTGCCTCACAGATCAAAGCGGAAAGCTTCTTTCTTTTCTTGAAAAGCCTTCTAACGTGCAATTGTGGACGAATCAAGTAAGCACGGGAATTTATTTGGTTGAACCGTCCTTGTTTGAAGATTACGCACTTTATGGGAAAGCAGATTTCGCCCAGGATGTATTTCCAATGCTTCTGGCCAATCAGGAGCCGGTTTATGTGTATGAAACAAATGCATACTGGCAGGACATTGGCACCCATCCGGCATACAAGCTGGCTGAGAAGCGGCTTAAGCGGGGAATACCAGGAATTACGAACCGTCTGCAGCCTGTTTACCCGCTTTCGAATACATTTCCTGCTTCTATACTTAACGAAAACGATGGACTTGCAGAGCGGTCTGATTGTTATTCACCAATGTTGAAAAAACAGGCTGGCATTTCTGATGAAAAGGTGCTATTATAG
- the rpmG gene encoding 50S ribosomal protein L33, with amino-acid sequence MRVNITLACTESGDRNYITTKNKRNNPDRLELKKYSPRLKKVTVHRETK; translated from the coding sequence ATGCGTGTAAACATTACATTAGCTTGCACTGAGAGCGGTGACCGTAACTATATCACAACTAAAAACAAACGTAACAACCCGGATCGTCTCGAGTTGAAAAAATACAGCCCGCGATTGAAAAAAGTAACAGTGCATCGTGAAACAAAGTAA
- a CDS encoding 5-formyltetrahydrofolate cyclo-ligase gives MDKKILRDGIKQQLAAMSRPVYEQKSFQIARRLYALPEWQESNKIAVTISADFEVDTWQIIRSAWLAGKKVCVPKCHPDTKAMYFYQLEKFEDLEKVYAGLYEPIPQNTTLIDAKEIELMIVPGLLFNRKGFRIGFGGGYYDRFLSSYIGQTISLAFSIQLRPDIPVEGHDIPVQKILTDSETILCL, from the coding sequence ATGGATAAAAAGATACTGAGGGATGGGATAAAACAGCAGCTTGCTGCAATGAGCCGGCCCGTGTATGAGCAAAAAAGCTTTCAAATTGCCAGAAGATTGTATGCGCTTCCGGAATGGCAGGAATCAAACAAAATTGCGGTTACGATTTCAGCGGATTTTGAAGTAGACACCTGGCAGATTATCCGATCTGCGTGGCTTGCCGGCAAAAAAGTTTGTGTGCCAAAGTGCCATCCGGATACAAAAGCCATGTATTTTTATCAATTGGAGAAGTTTGAAGATCTTGAAAAGGTGTATGCGGGGTTGTATGAACCGATTCCTCAAAACACAACATTGATTGATGCGAAGGAGATCGAATTAATGATTGTGCCCGGTCTGCTTTTTAACCGGAAGGGGTTTAGGATTGGCTTTGGCGGAGGCTACTACGACCGTTTTTTATCTTCGTACATAGGACAAACGATTTCATTAGCGTTTTCCATTCAATTACGGCCGGATATTCCCGTTGAAGGGCATGACATACCTGTTCAGAAAATTTTGACGGATAGTGAAACAATCCTCTGCTTATAA
- a CDS encoding rhomboid family intramembrane serine protease: MDESSDEMTTQTNLIFWRLAYFFVVEQEYTLTRLSQDRREMLLENRSVKEAAIIRLSQQNLGWAASLGRDIEQTAWVGERLRKQRGMRKLNMLNVIVSPHLPVDEFSQFMKPVQSGKTKTAVLLFTEENLGGPLQGLEQFMESVPEQRDFEGAEDEAAAYERAVLSHEVKRKEEENRFFYYGKPFFTYVFTAVNVIMFFLMTIAGGSTATDVLIQFGAKFNPLILEGEWWRFITPVFLHIGLLHLLMNSMALYYLGTAVEQIYGRLRFLWIYLFSGFTGSLLSFLLTPNLSAGASGAIFGLFGALLYFGVTKPKLFFRTMGMNVLVVIGINLAFGFTVPGIDNAGHIGGLVGGFLATGIVHFPKKRRILQQLLFLAAASTFVAAGLFFGFQHGYAALDAQSVNIQAADKLQDGNKQEAEQILSNFIQKGGQPSAETYFYLGVIEAGDGRLEEAASHFKQAVRLRSNFPEAHYNLALIYSSQGRQEEALQAAEQAAAYAPNEQTYKDLVRKLNNE; this comes from the coding sequence ATGGACGAAAGTAGTGATGAAATGACAACGCAAACAAATTTGATATTTTGGCGTCTTGCTTATTTTTTTGTCGTAGAGCAGGAGTATACATTAACAAGGCTGAGCCAGGATCGCAGAGAAATGCTGCTTGAAAATCGTTCAGTAAAAGAAGCGGCCATTATTAGACTTTCTCAGCAAAATCTTGGCTGGGCAGCTTCTCTGGGACGTGACATTGAACAAACGGCCTGGGTCGGTGAGCGCCTCCGAAAGCAAAGAGGGATGAGAAAGCTTAATATGCTCAATGTAATTGTGTCTCCTCATCTGCCCGTTGACGAATTTTCGCAGTTTATGAAACCGGTTCAAAGCGGAAAAACAAAAACAGCTGTACTGCTGTTTACTGAAGAAAACCTGGGAGGTCCGCTTCAAGGGCTGGAACAGTTTATGGAGTCTGTACCGGAGCAGCGGGACTTTGAAGGGGCTGAAGATGAAGCGGCTGCTTATGAGCGGGCTGTTTTATCTCATGAAGTAAAACGAAAAGAAGAAGAAAATCGGTTTTTTTACTACGGAAAACCTTTTTTCACGTATGTTTTTACCGCGGTTAATGTCATCATGTTTTTTTTAATGACGATCGCAGGAGGCAGCACAGCGACTGATGTGCTTATACAATTTGGCGCAAAATTCAATCCTCTTATTTTAGAGGGAGAATGGTGGCGTTTTATCACACCGGTTTTTCTGCATATCGGACTGCTGCACCTTTTAATGAATTCAATGGCTTTGTACTATTTAGGAACAGCGGTTGAACAAATTTATGGCCGGCTGAGATTTTTGTGGATTTATTTGTTTTCCGGCTTTACAGGGAGCCTGCTCAGCTTTTTGCTGACTCCTAATTTGTCAGCAGGAGCGAGTGGAGCTATTTTTGGGCTGTTCGGTGCCCTTCTTTATTTCGGGGTAACCAAGCCAAAGTTGTTTTTTCGGACGATGGGAATGAATGTCCTTGTTGTGATTGGAATCAACCTGGCATTTGGATTTACAGTACCCGGAATTGACAATGCCGGACACATTGGCGGACTTGTCGGCGGGTTTTTAGCAACGGGGATTGTTCATTTTCCGAAAAAGCGGCGTATTCTGCAGCAGCTGTTGTTTTTGGCAGCAGCTTCGACATTTGTGGCAGCCGGTTTGTTTTTTGGGTTCCAGCACGGATATGCCGCCCTTGACGCGCAGTCTGTGAATATTCAGGCCGCAGACAAGCTTCAGGACGGAAATAAGCAGGAAGCTGAACAGATCTTGTCGAACTTTATTCAAAAAGGCGGCCAGCCTTCTGCCGAAACGTATTTTTATCTGGGTGTAATTGAAGCAGGAGACGGGCGCTTAGAGGAGGCTGCCTCTCATTTTAAGCAAGCCGTCCGGTTAAGAAGTAATTTTCCTGAAGCACATTATAATCTGGCGCTTATTTATTCTAGCCAGGGACGGCAAGAAGAAGCGCTGCAGGCAGCCGAACAAGCCGCAGCATACGCTCCTAATGAGCAAACATATAAAGATTTAGTTCGCAAGCTGAACAATGAGTAG